ATGTCCTGGCAGAGCTCCAGCAGCAGGCTCACAGGACTCTTGTAGAGAACATGCAGGCTGAAcagaagagacagcagaccctTGGAGAAAGCAGAATCCTCTAGAAGAGAGAAACAGATCTCAGAAGAACCCCCCTTACTGTGCATGTACGCAAAGATTCATTAACCCACCCCCACTCACCAAAACTGGTCTCCTTGCAGATCTTTACAGTCCACGTAATCATCTGTACAAACTGCAGATGTAAACGTGTGTTAGGGGGAGAAGGTGCTAGAGAGGTGTTCGTATGAAGTGCTCTTCAGAGGTTCCCCTACCTGTTGGGAGGCGGGCTTCAGCTGGCGGGAGAGCACAGTCAGGATGCTGACCAGCAGCTGAGCCTCCTTGCTGTTAAATTCTTCCTCTCCTCCACTTAGCTGAGTGAACAGCGCCCTCTGTTGACAGGAAGAGAACATTGGATttcaggcaaggcaaggcaagtttatatatatagcacctttcaacacaaggcaattcaaagtcctttacaaaaaatgaaagacattaagaaaatggcatttaaaatcaatcattaaaaagaaaagataataaaataaacattaaaagaaaaaatacatggataaaagttacagtgcagtttaagatgtgaatagttcaattaaaagcagcgacaaaaagaaaagtcttcagcctggatttaaaagtagtaagagttgcagcggacctgcaggtttctgggagtttgttccagatatttggagcataataactgaacgctgcttctccatgtttagttctgactctggggacagaaagctgaccagtccctgaagacctgagagatctggatggttcatcatttagacTACATGAACAGTGCCCTGCATTTCAAACATTGAAACATCTCAGGCAAACCTAACTCCTCGTCTAACATTGAAAATGATGTTTAGCCTGACATGCCTGACAGTAAAATCAGTTAAGATATATATGAAGCGAAGTTTCATTTAATCAATTAAAAGAAGCGATGGATACGCAAGACCTTTAGCTGCTTAATCCTAAAATACATGTTTGTAACTTTTAAAATATGTAGAGAATAACCAAATCCATTCCGTTTGGATGCACCTGAAACTGTCGGATGTAGAAGAAGTTCATCTCAGTGGCGTTGCCATCATCTGGCTCAGAGTCATCCTCTGCGACGTCTGCAGAACAgaacatgtgatgactttctGAACAACAATCAGTGTTTGAATTCACTGCTTCTGTGCTCGTCTCACCCATGGTGGAGAGGAGCTGGACCATCCTGTCTGGAAAGCGCTGCTGGCAGGTGGTGAAGATCCTGAGCAGACCCTCCAGACACAGCAGAGACAGGCTGGAGCGCTTCTCCTTCTTCCCCCCGTCCTCCACCGCGCTGGGGATGTTGGTGTAGCGCCACATCAGCACACTGGATAATGCAAGGACAGACCTCTCAAAAAACAGACAAACACATGGAGTAACTAGAGCTGTGATTAAGGCCAAGGAGCCGGACCTTGTCATGTCACAGAGGAAGCGGAACGTTCTGTCTGTGTTCTGTCCGTCCGGCCCGTCTGTGTGTCCGCTCTCCTCCAGCTGCTGGATCTTCTGAACCGCTACGTTCACCGCATAACGCACAAACTCTCCATTTAGGCGAAGAACTGACAGAGCCTCCTCTCTGCTCTGAGTACTGTCTCTGAAagtacaaatatattttgtaatattcATCAAACAATGGTTTTTTGTTCTTGAAATGTGTTGGTGTTGTAAATCCTACTATGGAGTGGGAAACAGTTGATGGGTTTATAAAGCATTTCTACCTGAGAAGTTCATTAAGAGCTATAGGCCAACTGTCGTTTCAATAAATGCTATACAAAGTGCAATTCAATACATTTTAAGCATATTATCTAGAAAAGGAATAAAGAAAGAAGTAAATGTCCTCATTGTCACAGTATTTATAAAaatccattttttttttggtcTATACATCATTTCATAAATTGTGATTTGATTGAATGACAGATAATCAAACCGCATGTACCTGAAGAGCACAGTAAGGAGAGTAGATATGAAGCCCAGAGAGAGTAAACTGCGGGGGGTTTTGTTTGAAGGCACCCGACCCTTTCCTGATTTCTCCTTCAGGATCTCAGACAGTTTGTGGTAGCGGTTGAAAAGCTCCATGAGCTCCTCAAAGCGGTTTTTACTGAAACACAGAGGCAAGCACACAAATAAACAACAAACTCACCACTTTAACAACATTATGCTACGGAACGTCCTGAGAGAAGAACCAGGGGCTACCTGTAGTTGGCTTTGATGAAGGTGAACTCCATAAGGATCTCATAGACTCCCATCACCAGCACAGCGTAGATACTATTCCTCACACCAACACTGGATCCAATGGAGAACTCAGCTGACTTGTCctgatccacacacacacacacacacacacacacacacacacacacacacacacacacacacacacacacacacacacacacacacacacacacacacacacacacacacacacacacacacacacacacacacacacacacacacacacacacacacacacacacacacacacacacacacattacatcaTTGTGGGAAAGCCTGGAAGCGAggcaataaaatacaaataaatgttcaTCAATACGTTCCTGGGAAGAGattttttatttctatatttatttaaattctacttgtctttcctcctttttattttattttatatattttcttataactaattctgttgatatattgtaattttaagggtgtctattaccatctggccggggacaacagctggaaattagccatgtcggctaaagctgcaccatttactgtttttgtgacagttcatcgatggggactgtccacgacactataaataaataaactaaactaaatttGCTTTATGCTTGTACATGTCATAAGCTTCCCCATATTTTTGTTTCTTTATTAACCGTATTGACGTACAGGCTTGTACAGGTCGCTGAAAGACAAATCAATTTAAACAAATTGATGTCGATCATGGGGACGCTCCGTCGATAATGGTAAAGTTGAGCCAAACCTTTGAAAGCCATACAATTTAGTTTAGTGTAAATACTGTATTTCTATCTTGAATTAATACCAGTTCAAAGTCCTCCAGTTCACTCTTGATCATGCGTCTCGTCATGCTCTCTAGGATGGTCTCTAGTTCAGACTGGCAtccctcctcctctttctcctcaTCCTCGTCATCATTGTCGTTTGCAATTGGGTGTGCAGATCGTCGCATGTTCTGCAGCCAGAGCAGGCAGTGAACAGTGCAGCTCAACAGATGGGCCTGAAAGGGAACAAATACTATTTATCAGAGACATTAACGCAGCAAAGAACGGAGCCATAAAAATGCTTCAATGCAGACAAAGTACCAGCGGCTCCTGGAGGAAAACCTGGTCTCCGAGCGCTGTGATGCATGGTTCCAGTTTCACCGGGGGAAGGAGGTCCTGCTCAGGCTCGTAGTACCGCTTCAGCTGAGGAAACAAAGACATGAGATACAGCTGTCTGTGTTGTAGATAACTTTACAATAACACCTAACCCAGTATGCACTAAACACACACAAGCGTACCTGCGAGAAGAGGGTCTGCATGATGGAGCTGGCAAGTTGAGAGTTGCGACGGAGTACATCATAGAAACCCTGGAAAAGGGGGAGAATACAAATGAGTATACATGTCTTTCTACACCCTTAAAGCTATATACCGCACAGATTAGAGAGAATCAGACTCAAAATGTTGAAGGGTTTCTTTTAGGAATGTTCCTTAAGTTGAGCGATGTATGCAACATGCTTAAGTTGGAGTAAAAAGGTTTAACAAATCATGGTAAGAAACTGTAGCACCATGTAGCgaattttaaaggtcccctattataccgtttttcatcaatataatataggtctcagatatatacaaaacatgtctctgaagtgttgtcTCCAAATACCAAGCAGTTcatgcattgcagcatcccataatcccctctgtttcagccctgtttcaaaagtgctgattctgtgtctgttactttagatgaaaataaggagccactccgacgcccctctgagagatatttggttaaaaagaacacaatggtgctcaaggaggagattcaggtgataaggtgtggggggggggggggggggggttggtgattggctaatggttacacaagccgaAAAAccattatgacatcacaaagtggacaaaatctgatcagctcattttcagacaggtttttgtaAAAATGGATCAGGAGAAgggacacatatgtatgtatcaaagacatgaaaaagtggattttgcataaaagGGGGCCATTAAAACAACTACTAAACATGGCATCCAAAAGAGAGCTCGAACCTCATAGAGCATGAGACGCACGTCAGCCTGCTGACCGAGGCAGCGCCGCAGGCTGCTGAGGATCTCCAGACAGAACGCTTCATTGGCAGCAGAGTTGTAACGAGAGTGAACGTCCACTTGGACCTGTTCAGGGGTTCAGACACAGGGTTATTAAAGGAGCTACGATGTTAACAATTGCACATATTGTTACAGCCAATGTTGCTTTTCTGCACCGGCATGTAGAGAAACACCACATGAAGTTTGTACCTGGCTCGAGGACGCCGCCTGGCTACACTGGCTCGAGGCCAAGCTGCCCAACACTTTGAAGTTCTTCAGCAGCAACAAGAAGCCGGTCACTGCAGACTTCCTGCCGTCCAGCTGGCTACAGGAGAGTCATATCGGATAGTGTGAGAAATGAGCTTTACCTCAAGTCTTACACGTCTCACTAAACTACTGTTAAAGTACCACATTTCTTTACCAAAGCATAATTCATTTAactataaggataataatactGATTAAAAGTGAAGCAGTACATACCTGGAAAACATGGCCTTACGGAGAACTAGAATCAAAGCATCTTTCAAGGACATACTGAATTTGAGCAGAGgctggagaataaacagaagagaatgattcaacaaaaaatacctctacaatgtgtgtgtgtgtgtgttttgtgggtgtgcacgcgcgcgcgtgtgtgtgtgtgtgtgtgtgtgtgtgtgtgtgtgtttaggtaCCTGGACAGCTTTTAGTAAACCCTGAACAGTGCTCAAGGGCAGGTATGACAGGTGGTCAAATGTCTCTGTCACCTTGGAAGAGGACTCCAGGAGAATCATGGGAGCAGAGACCACAATGTCAGAGAAAAGGTCTGATGAtacagaaaaaaaacacaaaataaaaaatgtagtcTGTTACAAGGATGATTAAACACTGGTGTACACTTGAAAGCTGGGACTAATATGTAAATGTCATATTACCTAAATAATGATTGACAGGTGAGGCTGTCTTTGTGCCCAATCGATTCAAGACCTGCTCCAGTATCTCGCCTCTGATAGGCTCGTGCATCTGTTGTAGAAGAAACCCACATTCTCTAATGAGAAAATGTAACCCTTAAAGTCAATACCCAGTCATTAACATTGTGGTCAAGAAACTTTAATACCTTAAAGCCTtgcaggagcacctgtcctCCCAGCTTACATGCTTGCTGAGTGGGGGTCCGGGCTATGGTTGAGGCCCCTTCTATGATCTTTCCAAATGGTCCAGGTTTGGGTCCAAATGCATCCATAAGGGAGAAGCCCAGCTGCACCAGCCCCTGGGTCACATGATCCCAACCAAACACGCTGCAGAGGTGGAACATCTGGTGAAGAACATTAACTACCAATACTGTGTCCCTGAAAAATGTGAGATGTGTATATTGGCCAACCCAGGTCACAGTTGATCCAACAATTACATTAAGACATCGCTTGCATCTGACCTGTTTTTGACTGTGTCCAGGATCATGTGACCCACGCTGCAGGGCCCAGGCAGGAGGTCCTGCAGGAACTTGGAcccctgctgcagctgctcatcCTTGAAACTCTTGACGATTGACCCCTTCAAAAGGTCAAACACCTAACAAAATCCCCCAAAAAGGACTTAAATAAGTGAACGGAAAATAAAAAGACTCAAATGAGTATAAGAATAATAATATAGATGCCTCACCTGCTCTTCATAGCGCTGAATGCGAGCCACTGAGAGCAACAGTGCCACACTGAAAGGGCACAGGTCCCCGTAAGAGGTCTGTGATTCAAGATTTATGGCATATTTTACgttaaaaatgaaaacaattTTGAAAAATAACAGACAGATGAGTTTCACACAACCTTGAAGTTTTTAAGGAATTCTCTCCCGAGTTCATGGTCGAGTCTTATAGCAAAGACTATGTGGAGGATCACAGTGCCCTCCACATGCCTCAACTGGTCCTGAGGAATAGACTGGTCCTCTAGATCCAGGCTCCTGAGAACCAAACAAGGAGGACAAAAACAGTAAAGTCAGTATGATTTGGAATAAATGCACTTATTTCAACTTGCAGGGTATGAGCCACTCACTCTCCGTGTTTCAGCTCCTCTTGCTGGCGAACGTCTTGCTCTTTAAAATAACAGATGATTCCATCCAGGACCTGTTTCTTACAACCCTGTGAGGCAGGGCAGGCATTTAGCACATTAAAACAAAGAGGGAGTCATGATTACCCGTtgatgccacacacacacacacacacacacacacacacacacacacacacacacacacacacacacacacacacacacacacacacacacacacacacacacacacacacacacacacacacacaccacacacaccacacacacacacacacacacacacaccacacacacacacacacacacacacacacacacacacacacacacacacacacacacacacacacacacacacacacacacacacacacacacacacacacacacacacacacacacacacacacacacacacacacacacacacacacacacacacacacacctttgcgGATAAAAGCAGCAGCTGATAAACCAGTGGTGGAATCTCCTGCAGGTCCAGCTTAGTGAACATCCTCAGGACTTTCTCCACCAGAAACTGCAGCTCCTCTGATGACAGGGGTACATCCCTAAAATGTGTGACACAAAAACATGGTTTGTAAATGTTGCATGTCCTGAGAGGCAGCACAACAAGAGTAATAGCAGAGAAAACATTGTTATGTCACTGGAGAACGTTATAAAAAGCAAAAAAGAAACGTACGGTTCTTTAACAGACATATTAAAGAGTCTGAAATGTCTGAGAATGTGACGCTCTGATAGTCAAAGGTTTTACCTGAACATGGTCGTCAAGTGGATGACACATTGCGGGTCCCATCTGCAGGAAAAGAGATACACACATCCAATAATTGCAATACTGTTGTTTAAGGTCCCTTCATTTTTTTACATTGTAAATACTGTCAAGAACCCCAAAGAAACTTGTGGAAAATTGCACATGTGAATATAGTAAAAGGTCTGACTTGTGCTCACCTGCTGGAGCACAGGCTGTTGATCAGCTGTTTCTTGTACTCCTCCCCACTGAGCTCACCTACAGTTATGATAAAATAACAAGCAACCGCAAGAGAAACATATTTgtcatatttaaaatgttgtataTTACACAACTAACTAATAAATCACAAAGTTACCAGGGCTACCAATTTGCACCTACCTTTTCCATAGGACAACGCTTCACAGGCTGAGAGGGCAGTCAGCACAGTCGGAAAAAGCTCCAGGGATTTCCCACTGCCCATTTTTCCCACCTTAATGGCTTCAACAAAAAGAGAGGCCAGTTTTGCAAGAGAGGGTCCGGGCAGAGTATGAGTCTGTGAGAGGAAATAATAGCAATTAGACAGATGCTGGACAAATTGAAAGGCATGGAGACACAATATGTAgggacatttttttaatttaaaaaacgcATACACAGATGGGACAGCAACTCAGCACAGGAGTCAAGCATTTATATTTTGGATTAAAATGTATAAGAAATAGAGGAAGGTAGAGTAATTCCGCATGTTCCCAAACAATGTGGTTTTAATCAGTAGGTTTGGTGTAAGGATATTTTAGTCTTATGTTGATGATGTATCAATCGACGTTTCAGTCGTTTTTTTTGCAGTGCAGAGAGCTTGTAACAGTCATTAGAATTGAGAGGTTTTTATGTAACTTCTCATTGAAGGACTAACACGTTTTAAGCACAGTGAAAACACAATCTGGACAGTTTATTTAACATTATTGATCTAATTTTCTATGGGTCAGCAGTAACACAATtggtagggacttggcttggttaccgtagggtcgccggttcaagtccctgaAAATACCAAGTACAGAGTGTGAACTAGTACATGCCAGTCCACCTACTGGACATACATTAATATTAATAGTAGCATGCTTGGTGTCTTGTATAAATAGATGCTCTATAAAAGCAGAATATATCAACTTTGTTGTACCTCCAGCATCAGCAGTCCAATGATATCAGCTGCCACTTCAGTCTGAAGATCCCCAGACTCACACAGAGGGATGCAGTGTTGATAGACAAGAAGTCTGCGGGTAGATCCTTCAGTGGAACTGGATGGAGAGCCTAAACAAATAGCACACAATAGAGGTATTTTAAAATGATGTGTAATGCTTCTTAATACAGATATGATAGTGTTAGCCTAGTAGTTGTGTTGTGGATATTTATTCCACTTATGTATTTAATTAACCTACCTTTAAATATGCCTTTTATCATGGTTCCGACCTTCTTACCCTTTAGGGCACCATTCGTTAACACGGTGGTTAGCTAGAAAGCATACAAAACAGAGGGAAGTGTTTCGTAAGCAAACCGACACTGCCAGAATTGTTTGTAACTATATTTATAACTTTAAATATGGTGAGCAACTTAGCTTTACCTGGTCATTTGAGAGGGACGACAGGTATTTCTGAAGTTCGACGGTTCTGTCTCCATCTGACAGACTGACGATTTTATCCATGTCATCCTTCATGATTaatctgtaaaaaaaaacacaagagcaCGGTAACGTAAACGTAGAGATAGGAAGAAATCATCCGTTGTTGTTACTGTAGCAAAATGTTACATTTGATAAACTAAATGGACAAATTACAAGTGTTACCTCTATTTGTCGTTAAGCTTAATTTGATCTTGTACATTCGATTTAATTCAGTGAACTAGCTAACTAGTCCATGAAAAGACAAAGCCAAACCTTCAGCAGTTGTGATACTACGCTTTCATAACAGGTAACGAATTTCCCGCCAGCGATCACTTCCTGTTTTCCTTCATGGTTGCCATGTTCGGCTCACAGTAACCCACAATTGCAGTTTTTGTTGACGTTTTCAAAACAATATTAATGAATGCCGTAAATTacgaaaaaaaaaacacaacatgtcTTAAAGTATAAAAGGATCGCTACCTCTACATTTGCACAGCTCTCCACTTTGTACAATTATAATACTGCAACATTTTTAATTGTTGCGAATACTTCATCATATGTTACTCGTTGTTTTTTTTTGGTATATTTGTATCTTTTTTAGAAATATTCCTCTATATTTATGATGTTCTAATAGTTttcaaaattgtgttttttaataGCTTTACTTTTGGTCATTTTCTTACAATTTAACAATGTAATGTCTACTTACTATGTATGCATCATACACACCCAAGCAAATTCCGTGTAGGCTATGAGACGACCCACTAGTCCATACACCTGATATATCTGTATACATTCCAGTTCAAATATAATATCTAGAAGCAGGTACTGTTGTGTTTATTGTTGGCATGTCATTGTATGTTCTTTAATAAATATACATATCTGGCAGTATTATCTTGAACACTTGGTGGCGGTGATTAGCTGCACATGGGTGTATCAATGGGGGCATTGGTAACAGGGCTTGGTTGTTTATTTTGGCTTTTCTTTACTAGAACCGTTCGTTTTGATTATTCACGAAGATCAGCTAGAAATAAAAATTATTTATGATCTTATGATCTCCGCCTCGGGCTAGTGGCGCAACGGATAACGCGTCTGACTACGGATCAGAAGATTCCAGGTTCGAATCCTGGCTAGCTCGAACTTTTTCACTGTCAATCCATAACTTGAGAGGCAATCTTCTTGTATTGTTAACAACATTTATTCCGAAAATAAACCAGTAATATGCCGCCCCACCTACCATAAATTGTACAAAACAATTAACTTTAGTGGGTAAATCAATCAAATATCAAACCAACGAAACATACACGGACCGCTTTTAAGACACGAAGCAGACTCGCTGTTGAAGGGCCTAATTACCCGTAGTTAAGTTAGTCCTTTACATTCGCTGTGTAATGTCATAAACAGGCAGGTTAGTTTGTCAGATATTTCGACGTTACATTGACATTACATTATAATAGAGTAGTTTAGGTATTCTCAAAAACGCTTTCGTAAAACAAGCTATAACATGCACTGATGGGTAGCTAAACCGTTTCGTTAGTCGTTAGTAAAACGTTACTGAACAACAATGCTGTTTACTACAAAATATATCAATATATATCAAATAAGCGAATTTATAAACGTTTACAATTTCTGTAAATGCTGTACTTCATTTCGTAATGTTGGGAAGAAAAGTACTCTCGCTCGCCGGTATCCACCGAGTCGCCTAACATTTGGAGACGCGGATTGGTCAATTCTTGGTAGCGATTCGAGCGCTGATTGGACATAAATCACAATTCTTGGTAGCAGTCGGGAACGTGATTGGCTGTCACTGCCAAGAATGAGCTCGATTCACAGGTGGTAGGCAAGGGAACTCGTGCAGCGTACGTTTATTTTAATAGCTCTATGGGAGGATCCAATAAAGCTAGCCAAATGTGCTAATTGTGTAATTTAAGGggaaatatatatatgaaaacaaaccactaaagtatttaaaaaatttGCGAGTTATACTTCttaattaaatacaaaataaagtagGCCTAATCAATTTAAAATAAGGTCCTTTATTATGGAGAATTAAGGGTttactgtgtgtgtctgccagGCGCGTCTGGCtatgtatttattcataatACTTTATGTAAAACGTACTGTTTGAAGTGCATGTGTGCAATTATGATATATTCCCCACCAAAGCATACGGTGCAGAAACGTTCTTTAAATCTGGTCCTTTTGACGTTTTTTGAGCTAAGGGGAGGGTGATAAAAGCTGCCAACTACAATAGGGCTTGTATCATTTCATTCGATAGTGATGTAAGGCAGGGGTAAAATAAGTTGCGACGCTGTTTACGTGCACTAACGTGACGTCGGGAGAAATGTCTCTGCCCATGCTCACAAGGACAGGAGCAGATGAgccagactgctgcagctgataaatgtgatgtaatgttgtCTGTTTAGTGAATACGAATGGCTGTCTGTGCCAGGCTCTGCGGAGTGGGTCAGTCGCGGAGGTGTCGGCGGCGGCAGCGGCAAAACCAGCAGGGTCAGGGGAGTGATTCTGACATGgacgaggaagaagaggagcggATCGTGGGGCTGAAGCAGAGCGACGCTATCGGCGGCGGAGGCCCGGAGAGCGGAGTCGCCACTGCAGGGCCGAGTGACGCTTGCGAAAATGGCA
This region of Pseudochaenichthys georgianus chromosome 6, fPseGeo1.2, whole genome shotgun sequence genomic DNA includes:
- the LOC117447642 gene encoding Fanconi anemia group I protein-like, coding for MKDDMDKIVSLSDGDRTVELQKYLSSLSNDQLTTVLTNGALKGKKVGTMIKGIFKGSPSSSTEGSTRRLLVYQHCIPLCESGDLQTEVAADIIGLLMLETHTLPGPSLAKLASLFVEAIKVGKMGSGKSLELFPTVLTALSACEALSYGKGELSGEEYKKQLINSLCSSRWDPQCVIHLTTMFRDVPLSSEELQFLVEKVLRMFTKLDLQEIPPLVYQLLLLSAKGCKKQVLDGIICYFKEQDVRQQEELKHGESLDLEDQSIPQDQLRHVEGTVILHIVFAIRLDHELGREFLKNFKTSYGDLCPFSVALLLSVARIQRYEEQVFDLLKGSIVKSFKDEQLQQGSKFLQDLLPGPCSVGHMILDTVKNSVFGWDHVTQGLVQLGFSLMDAFGPKPGPFGKIIEGASTIARTPTQQACKLGGQVLLQGFKMHEPIRGEILEQVLNRLGTKTASPVNHYLDLFSDIVVSAPMILLESSSKVTETFDHLSYLPLSTVQGLLKAVQPLLKFSMSLKDALILVLRKAMFSSQLDGRKSAVTGFLLLLKNFKVLGSLASSQCSQAASSSQVQVDVHSRYNSAANEAFCLEILSSLRRCLGQQADVRLMLYEGFYDVLRRNSQLASSIMQTLFSQLKRYYEPEQDLLPPVKLEPCITALGDQVFLQEPLAHLLSCTVHCLLWLQNMRRSAHPIANDNDDEDEEKEEEGCQSELETILESMTRRMIKSELEDFELDKSAEFSIGSSVGVRNSIYAVLVMGVYEILMEFTFIKANYSKNRFEELMELFNRYHKLSEILKEKSGKGRVPSNKTPRSLLSLGFISTLLTVLFRDSTQSREEALSVLRLNGEFVRYAVNVAVQKIQQLEESGHTDGPDGQNTDRTFRFLCDMTSVLMWRYTNIPSAVEDGGKKEKRSSLSLLCLEGLLRIFTTCQQRFPDRMVQLLSTMDVAEDDSEPDDGNATEMNFFYIRQFQRALFTQLSGGEEEFNSKEAQLLVSILTVLSRQLKPASQQFVQMITWTVKICKETSFEDSAFSKGLLSLLFSLHVLYKSPVSLLLELCQDIHSQLGDIDQDVEVEKQSHFAIVNMKTASTATLLVLSQVDRVLDEVDWLIAKKKSQAPADTPGPGGATQTAGQQDPIEKAVTLQLGTLLTALNELVQTALLPGSCTITLLRDLSRTYTTLTTLVKYYIQVCASQPGGALPARLEKLVKLSGSHLTPQCYSFITYAQSGEMSVGGADDKKKRKEMK